In Aegilops tauschii subsp. strangulata cultivar AL8/78 chromosome 3, Aet v6.0, whole genome shotgun sequence, one genomic interval encodes:
- the LOC109774181 gene encoding uncharacterized protein, protein MQNSNDTTTKIESRTYAHHSHGTVVKPEHSITESSPADQNTTTTTTTTTSATATTTSTTTSAAATTHSSSATGIFHAEVMEGMTGDTPPLKPADGVIMDATHHLLGHGDVHGTTTTTFENGSFTTHVSRITELKVDCPNVTTIVRGDLPTSPIPQAADQPHVAVSVPQDVNPAAPSPQQSDDWDIPKAIVYGGLVESVTSLSVVSAAASSGAKTLDIFILGIANLMGGLPLIFHNIADLRDIRDVNEDNERVGHYWLQLGRRTKARLHMILALLSYIVFGLLPPILYGLSFRESNDRENKMMAVAGASLVCIALLALGKVHVKAAPRTYFKTLMYYLTVAVSSSGLSCVVGVLITRLLVHFEIIEQGGSAAPPSPGLSFPHSVGAQTSAWASF, encoded by the exons ATGCAGAACTCCAACGATACAACCACTAAAATTGAATCTCGCACATATGCTCATCATAGTCATGGCACAGTTGTAAAACCAGAGCACTCGATAACCGAATCATCGCCGGCAGATCAGAACACGACAACCACCACAACTACAACCACATCGGCAACAGCTACCACAACCTCTACAACCAcatcagcagcagcaacaactcacTCATCGTCTGCTACAG GAATCTTTCACGCAGAAGTAATGGAAGGGATGACAGGTGACACGCCTCCCCTGAAGCCTGCCGATGGAGTTATCATGGATGCAACTCACCACCTACTTGGACATGGGG ATGTTCATGGAACTACAACGACAACCTTCGAGAATGGCTCATTTACCACCCATGTAAGTCGCATAACAGAACTCAAGGTCGATTGCCCGAATGTGACCACTATCGTGAGGGGTGATTTACCAACCTCGCCGATACCTCAAGCAGCAGATCAACCTCATGTAGCAGTGTCAGTCCCTCAAGATGTGAATCCGGCTGCTCCTAGCCCCCAACAGAGTGATGACTGGGATATACCGAAAGCCATAGTGTATGGTGGCTTAGTGGAGTCAGTCACCAGCCTCTCCGTTGTTTCAGCAGCAGCATCAAGTGGAGCAAAAACAT TGGACATATTCATCTTGGGCATAGCCAACCTTATGGGAGGGCTTCCTCTCATTTTCCACAAT ATTGCCGATCTAAGAGACATTCGAGATGTGAATGAGGACAACGAGCGCGTCGGCCACTACTGGTTGCAGCTCGGAAGGCGGACGAAAGCCCGACTCCACATGATCCTGGCCCTGCTCTCATACATCGTGTTCGGGCTACTTCCACCAATCCTCTATGGTCTGTCATTCCGTGAGAGCAATGACAGGGAGAACAAGATGATGGCCGTCGCTGGTGCTTCACTCGTCTGCATCGCTCTACTAGCACTTGGAAAGGTGCATGTCAAGGCAGCACCCAGGACATACTTCAAGACCCTAATGTACTACCTGACGGTCGCTGTGAGCTCATCGGGGCTGTCCTGCGTCGTCGGCGTGCTGATCACACGGCTCCTGGTGCACTTTGAAATTATCGAGCAAGGTGGGTCGGCTGCTCCTCCTTCTCCGGGCCTGTCGTTCCCTCATTCAGTGGGTGCACAAACATCTGCCTGGGCCTCATTCTGA